The following proteins are co-located in the Spinactinospora alkalitolerans genome:
- a CDS encoding UDP-N-acetylmuramoyl-tripeptide--D-alanyl-D-alanine ligase, whose translation MIALTLDRIAEITQARTRGSAQPTDSVTGPVVIDSRQAGPGSLFVALGGERVDGHDFADAAVAAGATAVLGSRPVAAPQLLVDGGDAEVVAALGRLARAVVEELPGADVVGVTGSSGKTTTKDLLAQVLGRLGPTIAPAGSFNNEIGHPLTVLRADESTRFVVLEVAARGIGHIAHLCSIAPPRVGVVLNVGSAHMGEFGSRSAIAQAKGELVEALPGAEQGGVAVLNADDDAVIGMAPRTGARVVSFGLAEHADVRARDVELDGSGRAGFTLELGGRSAAVRLALVGTHQVHNALAVAAVAAESGMDVEEIAAALGEAGPVSRWRMEVTDRSDGVTVVNDAYNANPESMGAALRTLQVLAQRRRSFAVLGHMAELGDTHDAEHERIGRLAAETGVDVLIAVGEQAAPIADGARGAAAWRGETLRVADAEQAAAALRERLRPKDVVMVKGSRVAGLEQVAEQLTSEEAAK comes from the coding sequence TTGATCGCGCTGACGCTCGATCGGATCGCTGAGATCACCCAAGCGCGCACACGCGGATCGGCGCAGCCCACGGACAGTGTCACCGGCCCGGTCGTCATCGACTCGCGGCAGGCAGGCCCGGGCTCGCTCTTCGTCGCGCTGGGTGGCGAGCGGGTCGATGGCCATGACTTCGCCGACGCGGCCGTCGCGGCCGGTGCGACGGCGGTGCTGGGATCCCGGCCGGTGGCGGCCCCCCAGTTGCTGGTCGACGGAGGCGACGCCGAGGTCGTGGCCGCGCTGGGACGTCTGGCGAGGGCCGTGGTCGAGGAGCTGCCCGGAGCCGACGTCGTCGGCGTCACCGGATCATCGGGCAAGACGACCACCAAGGACCTGTTGGCGCAGGTGCTGGGCCGCCTCGGCCCCACCATCGCGCCGGCCGGCTCGTTCAACAACGAGATCGGCCACCCGCTGACGGTGCTGCGCGCCGATGAGAGCACCCGGTTCGTCGTCCTGGAGGTCGCGGCCCGCGGCATCGGGCACATCGCGCACCTGTGCTCCATCGCGCCGCCGAGGGTCGGCGTCGTGCTCAACGTGGGCAGCGCCCACATGGGCGAGTTCGGCAGCCGCTCGGCCATCGCCCAGGCCAAGGGGGAGCTCGTCGAGGCGCTTCCGGGCGCGGAGCAGGGCGGTGTGGCCGTCCTCAACGCCGACGACGACGCGGTGATCGGCATGGCCCCGCGCACCGGCGCCAGGGTCGTCTCCTTCGGACTGGCCGAGCACGCCGACGTGCGCGCCCGCGACGTGGAGCTGGACGGCTCCGGTCGCGCGGGCTTCACGCTGGAGCTGGGCGGCCGCAGCGCGGCGGTCCGACTGGCCCTGGTCGGAACCCACCAGGTGCACAACGCCCTGGCCGTGGCGGCCGTGGCGGCCGAGTCCGGCATGGACGTCGAGGAGATCGCCGCCGCGCTGGGCGAGGCCGGACCGGTCAGCCGCTGGCGGATGGAGGTCACCGACCGCTCCGACGGCGTCACCGTCGTCAACGACGCCTACAACGCCAACCCCGAGTCCATGGGGGCCGCCCTGCGCACGCTGCAGGTGCTGGCGCAGCGGCGCCGCTCCTTCGCGGTGCTCGGGCACATGGCGGAGCTGGGCGACACCCACGATGCCGAGCACGAGCGCATCGGCCGGCTGGCCGCCGAGACCGGGGTCGACGTGCTCATCGCCGTCGGGGAGCAGGCGGCGCCCATCGCCGACGGCGCGCGAGGCGCCGCCGCGTGGCGGGGCGAGACCCTCCGGGTCGCCGACGCCGAGCAGGCGGCCGCGGCGCTGCGCGAGCGGCTGCGGCCCAAGGACGTCGTCATGGTGAAGGGATCGCGCGTGGCCGGGCTGGAACAGGTAGCCGAGCAGCTCACCTCCGAGGAGGCCGCCAAGTGA
- the murD gene encoding UDP-N-acetylmuramoyl-L-alanine--D-glutamate ligase — protein MDAAVTMGTTFDSAEDLAGRAVCVTGLGVSGPPVVWALLACGARVTVVDGRTDEATLRLARGLREEGAEVELGDDGPQALPEGAELVVTSPGWRPEAPLLAAAARAGIEVIGDVELAWRLKPAGQIWLAVTGTNGKTTTVRMLEAILRADGRRARAVGNVGTPVIEAVLPDADGAADDVLAVELSSFQLHWSSSLRPHAAVVLNVAPDHLDWHGGLEPYAMAKGRVYAPGTVRVVNSADAWSRRLAAEHGDPAARLVGFSLDTPRPDELGVVEDLLVDRAFVADPRSSADELASLADVVPAAPHNVANALAAAALARSVGVAPESVRAGLAAFAPEPHRISHVADIGGVAYVDDSKATNPHAAAASLAAYEPVVWVAGGLLKGADVEDLVAAAAPRLRGAVLLGADRARLRTALAAHAPGVAVVDVERTDEGAMAEAVAAAAGLARPGDTVLLAPAAASMDMFADYNARGDAFAAAVRELRA, from the coding sequence ATGGATGCCGCGGTAACCATGGGCACCACGTTCGACAGCGCCGAGGACCTGGCCGGCCGGGCGGTCTGCGTGACCGGGCTGGGGGTGTCCGGCCCGCCCGTGGTCTGGGCGCTGCTGGCCTGCGGCGCGCGCGTGACGGTCGTCGACGGCCGCACCGACGAGGCGACCCTGCGGCTGGCGCGGGGGCTGCGCGAGGAGGGCGCCGAGGTGGAGCTCGGCGACGACGGCCCCCAGGCCCTGCCCGAGGGCGCCGAGCTCGTCGTCACCTCTCCCGGCTGGCGGCCCGAAGCCCCGCTGCTGGCCGCGGCGGCGCGGGCCGGCATCGAGGTCATCGGCGACGTCGAACTGGCCTGGCGGCTCAAGCCCGCCGGCCAGATCTGGCTGGCCGTCACCGGCACCAACGGCAAGACCACCACGGTGCGGATGCTGGAGGCGATCCTGCGCGCCGACGGCCGCAGGGCCAGGGCCGTGGGCAACGTCGGCACGCCCGTCATCGAGGCGGTGCTGCCCGATGCCGACGGCGCGGCCGACGACGTCCTCGCCGTCGAGCTGTCCAGCTTCCAGCTGCACTGGTCGTCGTCGCTGCGCCCGCACGCCGCGGTCGTGCTCAACGTCGCCCCCGACCACCTCGACTGGCACGGCGGGCTGGAGCCCTACGCCATGGCCAAGGGCAGGGTCTACGCGCCCGGCACGGTCCGCGTGGTCAACTCCGCCGACGCGTGGTCGCGCCGCCTGGCCGCCGAGCACGGCGACCCGGCGGCCCGGCTGGTCGGCTTCAGCCTGGACACCCCGCGCCCCGACGAGCTCGGCGTCGTGGAGGACCTGCTGGTGGACCGCGCCTTCGTCGCCGACCCGCGCAGCAGCGCGGACGAGCTGGCGAGCCTGGCCGACGTCGTTCCGGCGGCCCCGCACAACGTCGCCAACGCGCTGGCCGCGGCCGCGCTGGCGCGCTCCGTCGGCGTGGCGCCGGAGTCGGTGCGCGCCGGCCTGGCGGCCTTCGCGCCCGAACCGCACCGGATCTCCCACGTGGCCGACATCGGCGGCGTGGCCTACGTCGACGACTCCAAGGCCACCAATCCGCACGCGGCGGCGGCGTCACTGGCGGCCTATGAGCCGGTCGTGTGGGTGGCGGGCGGCCTGCTCAAGGGCGCCGACGTCGAGGACCTGGTGGCCGCGGCGGCCCCGCGGCTGCGCGGCGCCGTGCTGCTGGGGGCCGACCGCGCCCGGCTGCGTACGGCCCTGGCCGCGCACGCCCCCGGCGTCGCCGTGGTCGACGTCGAGCGAACCGACGAGGGCGCGATGGCCGAGGCCGTCGCCGCGGCGGCGGGGCTCGCCCGCCCCGGCGACACGGTGCTGCTGGCGCCGGCCGCCGCGTCGATGGACATGTTCGCCGACTACAACGCGCGCGGTGACGCCTTCGCCGCCGCAGTGCGCGAACTGCGGGCCTGA
- a CDS encoding peptidoglycan D,D-transpeptidase FtsI family protein — protein sequence MSAPRDPRPRDPRRPGASARGGKGPSSRSSGAQGRPRRPADPAKRRSPRQGRTAAAAGPPPRRPARAPSGGGSGRIPPLRRRFRRGDPGRRIRIAVVLMAAVLLVFAGRLVQIQGIDAATYASKASDMRLATIDIPTTRGEITDADGNAFAMSVEVHTVYVDPVDVDPDERDRVVEELSERFDLDPGEVAAKVDAEPSRYQVVQKEVPPRQWKELDALDLQGVAAHPDYKRVYPEESGAANLVGFVGADNHGLEGLESVMDDTLAGEPGKQQAEISPGGTRIPMAGGLAKEPVPGRDVRLTLDQDIQWHAQQALADRAEDLDAEGGSAIVMRPTGEILAMANHPTYDPDDIAASTPEERGNGAVADAFEPGSTNKVITAAGALEENLTTPDTVYTVPYAIQRYDQTFRDSHYHETQRLTLNGIMATSSNTGTIQVAEQLGADQLYNYLGKFGFGKPTGLDLPGENAGILTDPDDWWGTQLPSISFGQGISVNAVQMASVYATIANDGVRVEPTVVAGTVDEAGEFTPSEDPKKERVVSAETSDQLKLMLEAVTGEHGTAQQAQIPGYRVAGKTGTANRVDPETGGYEGGGYTSMFVGMVPAGDPELIVQVVLHDPKEEYYGGEAAAPVFTDVMSFSLKTMQIPPTDTEAPGIRLFE from the coding sequence GTGAGCGCACCCCGCGACCCACGTCCCCGCGACCCCCGCAGACCAGGGGCGTCGGCGCGAGGCGGCAAGGGGCCGTCCTCGCGTTCCTCCGGCGCCCAGGGGCGCCCCCGCCGGCCCGCCGACCCGGCGAAGCGGCGCTCGCCCCGCCAGGGCCGCACGGCCGCCGCGGCGGGTCCGCCGCCGCGGCGGCCGGCCCGCGCGCCCTCCGGCGGCGGGAGCGGCCGGATCCCCCCGCTGCGCCGGCGGTTCCGCCGCGGCGATCCCGGCCGGCGCATCAGGATCGCCGTCGTCCTGATGGCCGCCGTGCTGCTGGTCTTCGCCGGCCGGCTGGTGCAGATCCAGGGCATCGACGCCGCGACGTACGCGTCCAAGGCCTCCGACATGCGCCTGGCGACGATCGACATCCCCACCACGCGCGGTGAGATCACCGATGCCGACGGCAACGCCTTCGCGATGTCGGTCGAGGTCCACACCGTCTACGTCGACCCGGTCGACGTGGACCCCGACGAGCGCGACCGGGTCGTCGAGGAGCTGTCCGAGCGCTTCGACCTCGATCCCGGCGAGGTGGCGGCCAAGGTCGACGCGGAGCCGAGCCGCTACCAGGTGGTCCAGAAGGAGGTCCCGCCGAGGCAGTGGAAGGAGCTCGACGCGCTGGACCTGCAGGGCGTCGCCGCCCACCCCGACTACAAGAGGGTCTATCCCGAGGAGAGCGGCGCGGCCAACCTGGTCGGCTTCGTCGGCGCCGACAACCACGGCCTGGAGGGCCTGGAGAGCGTCATGGACGACACCCTCGCCGGCGAGCCGGGCAAGCAGCAGGCCGAGATCAGCCCCGGCGGCACCCGGATCCCGATGGCCGGGGGGCTGGCGAAGGAGCCGGTGCCGGGCCGGGATGTCCGGCTCACGCTCGACCAGGACATCCAGTGGCACGCCCAGCAGGCCCTGGCGGACCGGGCCGAGGACCTGGACGCCGAGGGCGGCAGCGCGATCGTGATGAGGCCGACGGGCGAGATCCTCGCGATGGCGAACCACCCGACCTACGACCCCGACGACATCGCCGCCTCGACCCCCGAGGAGCGCGGCAACGGGGCCGTGGCCGACGCCTTCGAGCCGGGCAGCACCAACAAGGTCATCACCGCGGCCGGCGCGCTGGAGGAGAACCTGACCACGCCCGACACCGTCTACACGGTGCCCTACGCCATCCAGCGCTACGACCAGACCTTCAGGGACTCCCACTACCACGAGACCCAGCGGCTGACCCTGAACGGGATCATGGCGACCTCCAGCAACACCGGCACGATCCAGGTCGCCGAGCAGCTCGGCGCCGACCAGTTGTACAACTACCTCGGCAAGTTCGGCTTCGGCAAGCCCACCGGCCTGGACCTGCCGGGGGAGAACGCCGGCATCCTCACCGACCCCGACGACTGGTGGGGCACCCAGCTCCCGTCGATCTCCTTCGGCCAGGGCATCTCGGTCAACGCGGTGCAGATGGCCAGCGTCTACGCCACGATCGCCAACGACGGCGTCCGGGTCGAGCCCACGGTCGTCGCCGGGACCGTCGACGAGGCGGGCGAGTTCACGCCGTCGGAGGACCCCAAGAAGGAGCGGGTGGTCAGCGCCGAGACCTCCGACCAGCTCAAGCTGATGCTGGAGGCGGTCACCGGCGAGCACGGAACGGCCCAGCAGGCGCAGATCCCCGGCTACCGCGTGGCCGGCAAGACCGGCACCGCCAACCGGGTCGACCCCGAGACCGGTGGCTATGAGGGGGGCGGCTACACCAGCATGTTCGTCGGCATGGTCCCGGCCGGCGACCCCGAGCTCATCGTCCAGGTCGTGCTGCACGACCCCAAGGAGGAGTACTACGGCGGCGAGGCGGCGGCCCCCGTCTTCACCGACGTGATGTCGTTCTCGCTGAAGACGATGCAGATTCCGCCGACCGACACCGAGGCGCCGGGGATCCGGCTGTTCGAGTAG
- the rsmH gene encoding 16S rRNA (cytosine(1402)-N(4))-methyltransferase RsmH — protein sequence MGDAEAAHIPVMLDRIVRLLSPALSAPGAVVVDATLGLGGHSEALLSAHPGLRLVGVDRDPSALARSERRLAPFSDRTDFVHAVYDDVPGVLDDLGIAEVQGVLLDLGVSSPQLDEADRGFAYSYDAPLDMRMDRTQARTAADVVNTYSAAELARILRVYGEERFAGRVAQAIVRARAGAPIDSTRRLADLVRDAIPAATRRTGGNPAKRTFQALRIEVNAELAILERTLPAAVSRLAVGGRIAVLSYHSLEDRITKRALAALATDTTPPDLPVPLPDRQPELRLLTRGAESPPEEENVRNPRAASARLRAAERIREP from the coding sequence ATGGGCGATGCGGAGGCCGCGCACATCCCGGTCATGCTGGACCGGATCGTGCGGCTGCTCTCACCGGCCCTGTCCGCGCCGGGGGCCGTCGTCGTCGACGCGACGCTGGGCCTGGGCGGCCACTCCGAGGCGCTGCTGTCCGCCCACCCGGGCCTGCGCCTGGTCGGCGTCGACCGCGACCCCAGCGCGCTGGCCCGCAGCGAGCGGCGGCTCGCCCCCTTCTCCGACCGCACGGACTTCGTCCACGCGGTCTACGACGACGTCCCCGGGGTGCTCGACGACCTCGGCATCGCCGAGGTCCAGGGCGTCCTGCTCGACCTCGGCGTCTCCTCGCCCCAGCTCGACGAGGCCGACCGCGGCTTCGCCTACTCCTACGACGCGCCGCTGGACATGCGGATGGACCGCACCCAGGCCCGCACGGCGGCCGACGTCGTCAACACCTACTCCGCGGCCGAGCTCGCCCGGATCCTGCGCGTCTACGGCGAGGAGCGCTTCGCCGGCCGCGTCGCCCAGGCGATCGTCCGGGCGCGCGCGGGCGCGCCGATCGACTCGACCCGGCGCCTGGCCGACCTCGTCCGCGACGCCATCCCCGCCGCCACCCGCCGCACCGGAGGCAACCCGGCCAAGCGCACCTTCCAGGCGCTGCGCATCGAGGTCAACGCCGAACTCGCCATCCTGGAGCGCACCCTGCCCGCCGCCGTCTCCCGGCTGGCGGTGGGCGGGCGCATCGCCGTGCTGTCCTACCACTCGCTGGAGGACCGCATCACCAAGCGCGCACTGGCCGCGCTCGCCACCGACACCACACCGCCCGACCTGCCCGTCCCCCTGCCCGACCGGCAGCCGGAACTGCGGCTGCTGACCCGGGGGGCCGAGTCGCCGCCGGAGGAGGAGAACGTCCGCAACCCCCGCGCCGCGTCGGCCCGGCTGCGGGCCGCCGAGAGGATCCGGGAGCCGTGA
- the ftsW gene encoding putative lipid II flippase FtsW: protein MTALSGLWALPRRLDRPLTSYYLIFGSSALLAALGLAMVLSSSMVDSYTETGSAFSLFQKQLMAAAIGLPLMVLASHMPLKVFRLVGYPAMLASVALLVLTVFHGQEYYGATRWLEIGGVTVQASEPAKLAFALWGATVLARREELRQMVEWRQLLFPLLPGCGVLVLLVLLGNDLGTTFVLLAIFLALLWVVGAPGRLFIAMFGLVALLVGIMIAVEPYRMARLTSFLNPEADPHNTGFQLLHGFYALGTGGLFGVGIGHSREKWGFLPHPESDFIFAIIGEELGLIGTLIVVGLFGVLGYAGLRVASRADGPFVRLAAASVTSWIVVQALVNIGTVIGVLPITGIPLPLVSAGGSSLIPTMLALGILLALAKREPDARRTLAARGPGRVQRALSWLGLDDVGEGGKTAPGAQDRNGSRPTQVQARRNRRR, encoded by the coding sequence ATGACGGCCCTGAGCGGACTGTGGGCCCTGCCGCGCAGGCTGGACCGCCCGCTGACGTCCTACTACCTGATCTTCGGCAGCAGCGCGCTGCTGGCCGCGCTCGGCCTGGCCATGGTGCTCTCCTCCTCGATGGTGGACTCCTACACCGAGACCGGGTCGGCGTTCTCGCTGTTCCAGAAGCAGCTCATGGCCGCGGCGATCGGCCTGCCGCTGATGGTGCTGGCCTCGCACATGCCGCTGAAGGTGTTCCGGCTGGTCGGCTACCCGGCGATGCTCGCCTCGGTCGCGCTGCTGGTGCTCACCGTCTTCCACGGGCAGGAGTACTACGGTGCGACGCGCTGGCTGGAGATCGGCGGCGTGACGGTGCAGGCCTCGGAGCCGGCGAAGCTGGCGTTCGCGCTGTGGGGCGCCACCGTGCTCGCCCGCAGGGAGGAGCTGCGGCAAATGGTGGAGTGGCGCCAACTGCTGTTCCCCCTGCTGCCGGGGTGCGGCGTGCTGGTGCTGCTGGTGCTGCTCGGCAACGACCTGGGCACCACGTTCGTGCTGCTGGCGATCTTCCTGGCGCTGCTGTGGGTGGTGGGAGCCCCGGGCCGGCTGTTCATCGCCATGTTCGGACTGGTGGCGCTCCTGGTGGGGATCATGATCGCGGTCGAGCCCTACCGCATGGCGCGGCTGACGTCCTTCCTCAATCCCGAGGCCGACCCGCACAACACGGGCTTCCAGCTGCTGCACGGCTTCTACGCCCTGGGCACGGGCGGCCTGTTCGGCGTGGGGATCGGCCACAGCAGGGAGAAGTGGGGCTTCCTGCCGCACCCCGAGAGCGACTTCATCTTCGCCATCATCGGCGAGGAGCTCGGCCTGATCGGGACGCTGATCGTCGTCGGGCTGTTCGGTGTCCTCGGCTACGCTGGGCTGCGCGTGGCGTCGCGGGCCGACGGCCCGTTCGTGCGGCTGGCCGCGGCCTCGGTCACCTCGTGGATCGTGGTCCAGGCGCTGGTCAACATCGGCACGGTCATCGGCGTGCTGCCCATCACGGGCATCCCGCTGCCCCTGGTCTCGGCCGGAGGCTCCTCCCTGATCCCCACGATGCTGGCGCTGGGCATCCTGCTGGCCCTCGCCAAAAGGGAGCCCGACGCCCGCAGGACGCTCGCCGCTCGCGGTCCCGGCCGCGTGCAAAGGGCTCTAAGCTGGCTTGGCCTGGACGATGTCGGCGAAGGCGGGAAAACCGCCCCCGGCGCCCAGGACAGAAACGGATCGCGTCCCACGCAGGTTCAAGCGAGGAGGAATCGGCGACGATGA
- a CDS encoding UDP-N-acetylmuramoyl-L-alanyl-D-glutamate--2,6-diaminopimelate ligase, whose amino-acid sequence MRPDQNQLRPLSELARLLGSDGFLTCMDPAEPPLSADAGAAVGTGDDGGVGDVTETTITGITHDSRRVRPGDLYAALPGMTAHGADYAGQAADAGAVAILTDPTGYDRAAATKLPVLTVSDPRARLGEVAAWVYGHPADELLLIGTTGTAGKTTISYLVESGLRAAGLRTGLIGTVEMRVGDERVDSSLTTPEATDLHGLFAVMRERGVTAAAMEVSSHALALGRVGGAHYDVAVFTNLSQDHLDFHSDLREYFDTKAKLFAPEYARIAVINRDDRFGRALVDMVAARGEVPVTTFSAEGDPEADWRAADVVLGAEGSTFRVVGPGGMEAEASVRLPGPFNVSNALAAVVGLVEAGIPLAAALEGVAAAPGVPGRMERVDEGQNFTALVDYSHKPGAIEAVLTSLRPVTEGRLTMVVGCGGDRDRAKRPLMGEAAARLADAVVLTNDNPRSEDPITILTAMLEGVAAVPVAQRADISVEPDRATAIELAVERAKPGDVVVVAGKGHERGQYVAGQVLPFDDREALRDALRWRAGGR is encoded by the coding sequence ATGCGACCTGACCAGAACCAGCTCCGCCCCTTGTCCGAACTCGCCAGGCTGCTGGGATCGGACGGCTTCCTCACCTGCATGGATCCCGCCGAACCCCCGCTGAGCGCCGACGCCGGCGCCGCGGTCGGCACGGGGGACGACGGCGGCGTGGGCGACGTGACCGAGACGACGATCACGGGCATCACGCACGACTCGCGCAGGGTCCGCCCCGGTGACCTGTACGCGGCGCTGCCCGGGATGACGGCGCACGGCGCCGACTACGCCGGGCAGGCGGCCGACGCCGGGGCCGTGGCGATCCTGACCGACCCGACCGGCTACGACCGCGCGGCGGCCACCAAGCTCCCGGTCCTCACCGTCTCCGACCCGCGCGCCCGCCTCGGCGAGGTCGCCGCCTGGGTCTACGGCCACCCGGCCGACGAGCTGCTGCTGATCGGCACCACCGGCACAGCGGGCAAGACCACCATCAGCTACCTGGTCGAGTCGGGGCTGCGCGCCGCAGGCCTGCGCACCGGCCTGATCGGAACCGTCGAGATGCGGGTGGGCGACGAGCGGGTCGACTCCTCGCTGACCACACCGGAGGCCACCGACCTGCACGGCCTGTTCGCCGTCATGCGCGAGCGCGGCGTCACCGCCGCGGCCATGGAGGTCTCCAGCCACGCGCTGGCGCTGGGCCGGGTCGGCGGCGCCCACTACGACGTGGCCGTGTTCACCAACCTGTCGCAGGACCATCTGGACTTCCACTCCGACCTGCGCGAGTACTTCGACACCAAGGCGAAGCTGTTCGCCCCCGAGTACGCCAGGATCGCGGTGATCAACCGCGACGACCGGTTCGGGCGCGCGCTCGTCGACATGGTGGCCGCCCGCGGCGAGGTGCCGGTGACGACGTTCTCCGCCGAGGGCGACCCCGAGGCCGACTGGCGCGCCGCCGACGTCGTGCTGGGCGCCGAGGGCAGCACGTTCCGGGTGGTGGGCCCCGGCGGCATGGAGGCCGAGGCCTCGGTGCGGCTGCCCGGCCCGTTCAACGTCTCCAATGCCCTGGCTGCGGTGGTCGGGCTGGTCGAGGCCGGCATCCCGCTGGCGGCCGCCCTGGAGGGCGTCGCGGCCGCGCCCGGCGTGCCCGGCCGGATGGAGCGGGTCGACGAGGGGCAGAACTTCACCGCGCTCGTCGACTACTCGCACAAACCCGGGGCGATCGAGGCGGTGCTGACGTCGCTGCGCCCGGTCACGGAGGGCCGGCTGACCATGGTCGTGGGCTGCGGCGGCGACCGCGACCGCGCCAAGCGCCCGCTCATGGGGGAGGCCGCGGCCAGGCTGGCCGACGCGGTGGTCCTCACCAACGACAATCCGCGCAGTGAAGATCCGATCACGATCCTCACCGCCATGCTGGAGGGCGTCGCGGCGGTCCCCGTCGCGCAGCGGGCCGACATCAGCGTCGAACCCGACCGCGCCACCGCCATCGAACTGGCCGTGGAACGGGCCAAGCCCGGCGACGTGGTGGTCGTGGCCGGCAAGGGGCACGAGCGCGGCCAGTACGTCGCAGGTCAGGTGCTGCCCTTCGACGACAGGGAGGCGCTGCGCGACGCGCTGCGCTGGCGCGCCGGCGGACGGTAG
- the mraY gene encoding phospho-N-acetylmuramoyl-pentapeptide-transferase gives MTGILVAAALSLLVSLLTMPMVIRILYRFKFGQEIRDDGPEGHKTKQGTPTMGGIVIIIGAVIGYFGAHLAALTRPTVSGLLVMFLFVGLGCVGFLDDFIKIYKRRSLGLRSSAKMAGQVIVGVGFAVGVTQFPNNYTYTPGSTHLSFLRDFGPPLMIVVFVIWALILIVATSNAVNLADGLDGLATGATILSLVAYVIIGNWQLRQSCVNALEPNCYTVRDPLDLAVVAAAGLGGCIGFLWYNAPPAKIFMGDTGSLALGGLLVGLAITTRTQLLLLIIGGLFVLITLSVIVQVGSFRLTGKRVFRMAPLQHHFELKGWAETTIVIRFWIIQGLFVGIGIGLFYLEWMPR, from the coding sequence GTGACCGGTATTCTCGTCGCCGCGGCGCTCTCCCTCCTGGTCTCCCTGCTGACCATGCCGATGGTGATCAGGATCCTGTACCGGTTCAAGTTCGGCCAGGAGATCCGCGACGACGGCCCCGAGGGCCACAAGACCAAGCAGGGCACGCCCACCATGGGCGGCATCGTCATCATCATCGGCGCCGTCATCGGCTACTTCGGCGCGCACCTGGCGGCGCTGACCCGGCCGACCGTGTCCGGCCTGCTGGTGATGTTCCTGTTCGTCGGCCTGGGCTGCGTCGGCTTCCTGGACGACTTCATCAAGATCTACAAGCGGCGCAGCCTCGGCCTGCGCAGCAGCGCCAAGATGGCCGGGCAGGTGATCGTCGGCGTCGGCTTCGCCGTCGGCGTCACCCAGTTCCCCAACAACTACACCTACACCCCGGGTTCGACGCACCTGTCCTTCCTGCGCGACTTCGGGCCGCCGCTCATGATCGTGGTGTTCGTGATCTGGGCGCTGATCCTCATCGTCGCCACCTCCAACGCGGTCAACCTGGCCGACGGCCTGGACGGCCTGGCCACCGGCGCCACCATCCTGTCCCTGGTCGCCTACGTGATCATCGGCAACTGGCAGTTGCGCCAGAGCTGCGTCAACGCCCTGGAGCCCAACTGCTACACCGTGCGCGACCCGCTGGACCTCGCGGTGGTCGCCGCGGCCGGCCTCGGCGGCTGCATCGGCTTCCTCTGGTACAACGCCCCGCCGGCCAAGATCTTCATGGGCGACACCGGCTCGCTGGCGCTGGGCGGCCTGCTCGTCGGCCTGGCCATCACCACCCGCACCCAACTGCTGCTGCTGATCATCGGCGGCCTGTTCGTGCTCATCACGCTGTCGGTGATCGTCCAGGTCGGCTCCTTCCGGCTGACCGGCAAACGGGTGTTCCGGATGGCCCCGTTGCAGCACCACTTCGAACTCAAGGGCTGGGCCGAGACCACGATCGTGATCCGGTTCTGGATCATCCAGGGCCTGTTCGTCGGCATCGGCATCGGCCTCTTCTACCTGGAATGGATGCCGCGGTAA
- the mraZ gene encoding division/cell wall cluster transcriptional repressor MraZ — translation MFLGTHSLRLDEKGRLFLPAKYRDELSGGLVITKGQERCLYVFPVHEFQRITEALRSAPVTAKAVRDYSRVFFASASDEVPDKQGRVTVPSGLRSYAGLDRDGVVIGANTRLEIWDAQAWAAYEAEQEQVFADLSEEVLPGVL, via the coding sequence GTGTTTCTCGGCACCCACTCCCTGCGCCTCGATGAGAAGGGACGGCTGTTCCTTCCGGCGAAGTACCGCGACGAACTGTCGGGGGGGCTGGTGATCACGAAGGGCCAGGAGCGCTGCCTCTATGTCTTTCCCGTGCACGAGTTCCAGCGCATCACCGAGGCCCTCCGATCAGCTCCCGTCACCGCCAAAGCAGTGCGCGACTACAGTCGCGTCTTTTTCGCCAGCGCGTCCGATGAGGTCCCCGACAAGCAGGGGCGGGTCACCGTCCCGTCCGGCCTGCGCTCCTACGCCGGTCTGGACCGGGACGGAGTGGTCATCGGGGCCAACACGCGCCTGGAGATCTGGGACGCACAGGCCTGGGCCGCTTACGAGGCCGAACAGGAACAGGTATTCGCGGATCTGTCGGAGGAGGTGTTGCCGGGGGTGCTGTGA